The genomic segment CGGGGCGAAGTCGTCGCGGTAGCCCAGGCCGAGGCCCCGCGGGGTGCTGCACCCGTTGTTCTGCCAGTCGAGGCCGGGCCACAGCGGTTGAAGGCGGGGCCGCGCCGCCGCGAAGGCTTCCGGCGTGCCCCACCCCAGCCGCTTGACGACCGCCACCGGGTCCTCCTCCCCGTCAGGCACAGGCGGAAAGAGTGCCGGGGCACACGACCCCAGCACTCCGGCCACTAGCACCAGTCCGGCGCGGCGCACAGCGCTTACTTGCGGGCCGCCTCGATCAGGGCGGGCACGATCTGGTTCACGTCGCCCACGATGCCGTAGTCGGCGACCTTGAAGATGGGCGCCTCGGCGTCCTTGTTGATCGCCACGATGTACTTGCTCTTGCCCATGCCCGAGAGGTGCTGCACCGCGCCGCTCACGCCCAGCGCGACGTAGGCCTTGGGCTGCACGGTCTTGCCCGTCTGGCCCACCTGCTCGGCATAGGGCCGCCAGCCCGCGTCCACGACCGCGCGGGTCGCGCCCACGCCCGCCCCGATGCGGTCGGCGAGGCCCTCGACGTACGCCGAGAAGTTCTCGGGGCTGCCCACCCCGCGCCCGCCCGTCACGATCACGTCGGCTTCGGTCAGGGCCACGCGGCTGGACTTCTCCACGCTCTTGCCCGTGACCTCCACGCGGAGAGCCGGGAGGTCGAGTTCCACGTCGTACTGCTCGCCTGCGGCCGCCGCCGCCTGGGCGGGCGCGAAGGAGCCGGGCTTGACCGTCACCACGATGACGGGCGCCTCGGCCTCCACCGTCTCGGTGACCCGGGCGAGGTAGGTGTAGCGCTGCGCTTGCAGGGCCGCGCCGTTCGCCCGCAGCGCGATCGCGTCCTCGAGGTAGGGAGCGTCGAGTTTCACGGCCACGCGCGGCGCGAACTCGCGGCCCGAGCGGCTGCCGCCGATGATGACGGTGTGCGCCTCGCCCTCCTGGGCGATCTGGGCGGTCGCAGCGGCCCACAGCTCGGCGTTGTACTGCGCCAGTGCGGGCAGGTCCGCCACGAGCACCTGATCGGCGACGGCAGCGGCGGCGTTGGCTACGTCGGCGGTGCCGTGACCCAGGACGAGCAGGGTGATGGGGCCTTCGCGGCCCGACTCACGGGCGGCGGTGACCATTTCGAGGGTGGCCTTGGCGAGCTGGCCGCCCGAGTGTTCAGCGACGATCAGGATCATGCGAGCACCTTCCAGTGTTGGAGAGACATGTGGGGTTCCCAGAAAAGCGCAGGGGCCGTCCCCGGAGCGTTAAGCAAGGACTTTCGCTTCGTTGCGCAGGAGTTCGAGGAGCTGTTCGGCAGCCGCCTGCGGGTCCTTGCCGTCGATCATCTTGTTCAATCGGGCGCGGGTCTGGATCTCGCTGCCCACCACGCGCACGGTCGGCGCCGTGCCGTAAGTGTCCAGCGTATCCTTGCGCAGTTCCTTCTTCTTGGCCTTCATGATGTTGGGCAGCGTCGGGTAGCGCGGCTCGTTGAGGCCCTGCTGGGTGGTCACCACGGCGGGCAGGGAGGCGCGGAAGCTCTCGTTGCCGTCGTCCACGTCGTGGCGGCCGGTGAGGGTGTCGCCCTCGACCTTCAGCTCGTTCGTCCAGGTGAGCTGCGGCCAGCCCAGGCGCTCGGCGGTCGCGGCGCCCAGCGCCTGGCTGTCCCAGTCGGCCTCCTGCCCGCCGACGAGGATCAGGCCCGCACCTTCCGCCTGCGCGACTTGGGTCACGACGCGGCTCAGGGCGATGGGGTCGAGCTTCTCGTCGGTCTCGACGTGGATGGCCCGGTCGACGCCCATCGCCAGGGCGGTCCGCAGGGCGTCCTCGACCCGCTTCGGGCCAACCGCCAGCGCCACGATCTCCTCGACGGCGGCGCCGCCCTCGCGCAGACGCAGGGCCTCTTCCACACCGTACTCATCCATGCCGTCGATCACCAGGGTCGCCCCCTCCAGATCGACGTGGCCCCCGCTGATCTTCACGCGGGCCTCCGCGTCGGGCACTTGTCTTACCAGGGTCAGGATCTTCATTTGGCCTCCAGAATAAAGCGGGGTGGCGATTGGCCCTCCCCCTTGCCGCTACAGTTTGCCGTTTGCTGTCCAGGGCAGGTGGACCCGGAAGGGCCTGCCTGCTTCTTGGACTCGGTGCAAGTTTAGCAGGCTGGCTTGGAGGCGCGGAATCCTGCCAAATGCCCCCCGCCCATCTCCTATTCATAAAGCCGCCGTCAAACTCATGAGGGGCGGGACTCATCTTGGTCCCCGAGGCTGCGGAGGATATGAAACAGCTTCTTGCCCTGACCGCTGCCGCCGCCCTTGCTACGGCGGGCGCCCAGACCACCACAACCACTGTGAACGCGATTCCTGCCACGCCCATCAGCACGGGCCTGAGCGGCGTCGAACTCGGCCTGACCGGTGGCTACGCGGGCGGCCTGAGCGGCGAGGTGTTCCTGCACGCGCCGAACGTGGCTGGCCCCTTCGGTGTGAAGGCGGGCGTGGCGTTCACGCGCTCGGACCGGCTCGACGACAACGCGGCCCTCGTCACGTTGGGTGAAGGTGACGCGATCACCCTGGGAGAGTTCAAGGACATTTTCGACGCCACCGAGACGGGCAGCGCGACCGTGTTCAGCCTCGACGGCACCTACGCGCTCGGGCAGGTCGCGCCGGGTCTGAACAGCCTGGTCTATGCAGGCGGACGCTACGGTCTGTTCCAGGGAGCCATCAACTACGAGGGCGAGAGCACGACCTACTCCAGCAGCAACTTCGGCATCGGCGCGGGCCTGATGCTCAGCTACCCGCTCAGCGGCGGCCTGAGCCTCGTGGGTGACCTCGGCGTCGACCAGTTCTTCGGTGGTGCGGTCAACGTGCGGCAGTCGAGCGGTGCGGACACCGACGCGGGCGCGGCCCAGGGCGTCTACCGCCAGCCCGGCACCGTCTTCAAGGCCCGCATCGGCATCAAGACCGGCTTCTAACCCCCACTTCCCTGCGGCCCCTCGTCCCCGGCGGACGGGGGGTCTTGCTGTGGCCGCTCCAGCAGCGCTTCTAACTGGGTGAAGGCCGCCACCACACGCGGGAATCCCAGGTACGGCACGCAGAACAGCAGCGCCTCGCGGACCTCGGCCTCGGTGGCGCCCGCCCGCAGCGCCCCCCGCAGGTGCGTCTTCAGCTCCGGGGGGCTGCCCAGCGAGGCCAGCAGCGCACAGGCGATCAGCTCCTTCGTCCTCAGGTCAAGGCCGGGGCGCTCGTAGACCGTGTCATAGGCGAAGTCGCGGATATACGCCATCAGGTCAGGGTCAAGGCGGGCGAGCCGCGCGAGGATGCGTTCCTCCTGTGCCCCGAAAATCTGGGCGCGGGCGCTGGGCTGGTCGGCAGGGTCGGACATGGCGAGCAGGCTAACAGCGCCGGGGCGGCCCCTCCCCACAGGAAAGGGCCGCCCCACGAACTGGCGTTTACTTCTTGAGCGCCTTGACGACCGCCGAGGTCAGGTCGGTGGCCTGGGTGTTGGCGTACACGACGACACCCGACTGCGCGGCCACGCGGCGGTCGAGGACCACCGTGAAGCCGCTGCCCCGCGCGACCGACGCCACGACCGAGTTCAGGCGGGTCTGGAGCGGCTTGAACTCTTTTGCCAGCCGGGTGCTGTGGCTCTTCTGGGCCGAGGCGAGGCCCTGCTGCGCCTTCTGGTAGGCCTGCACGTCGGCGGCCTTGCGGGTCTTCTGGGCCTGGGCGGCGAGCTTTTGCAGGTTGGTCTGCTTGGCCTTCAGGTCGGCGTCCACCCGCTTTTGCAGGCTGAGGTAGCCCGAGGAGTTGGGCATCGCGGCGACGGCCTGCTGCACGTTCACGAAGCCGACACGCGAGCGGGACTTCTGGGCGTGCGGCACGGTGCTGAGCAGGGCCAGCGGAAGGAGGAGAAGGGCGTAACGCATGGGCACTTCCTTTTGTGGGGGGGGCTTTCGGGAGGCGGGCTTGGGACGGGGGGGCAGCTTCAAGGCGAGACCCCCGCCGGTGCGGGGGCCGTCAGCCTGCGCGGGCAGGGAGCCTCGCTTACTTCAGGGCCTTGACGGCGGCGTCGGTGAGGTCGGTGCCGTTCTCGGCGAAGACCACGAGGCCGCTGGTGGCCGCCACGCGGCGGTCCATCACGATGGAGTAGCCGTTTTGCTTGGCGACGGTGCTGATCGCCGTGTCGGCGGCTTTTTCGGCGGCCGTCACGCGGGCCTGCATGCCCTGAATCTGGGTGTCGTAGGCCTTGGCGCGGGCCTGAAGGGTGCCCACGAGCTGCGTGCGCTTGTCCTTTTCGGCGGCCGAGGCCTGAGCGCCCTTGGCGTCGATGTCACGAATCTGCTTTTCCAGGCCGCTGAGTTCGGTTTCGGCCTTCTTGCGCAGTTCGGTCAGCTCCTTGCCGACCGGCTGGGCGTTCATGATGGTTTGAACGTCCACGAAGCCGACCTTCTGGGGCGTGGTCTGGGCGTGAGGGGCGAGGGAACCCAGGCCGAACGCGGCCACGAGGGCCACGGGAGCGAGCGCCTTGGCGTTAATCTTCATGGGGCGCACGCTAGCACGGCCCTTTCTGAGCGGCATGAAGTTCTGTGCATCCGCCTCACATGGGCAATCAGCGCTGCGTCAGCTTGACAGGGGCTTCCATCCGGCGCCAGGAAAGGTAAGCTGGGTCATGCTTGTCCGCGACTGGATGACGCGTGACCCCATCACGGTCACGCCCGATACGCCTGTGATGGACGCCCTGCGGATTCTCAAGGAACGGGGCTTCCGCCGCCTCCCGGTGATGGAGGGGGGCCGCCTGATCGGCATCACCACCCGCAAGGACCTCAAGGACGCGATGCCCAGCAAGGCGACCACCCTGAGCGTCTGGGAACTGAACTACCTGCTGAGCAAGCTGACCGTCTCGGAGATGATGGCCCGGCCCGTCATCACCGCGCAGGAAGACGAGTACATGGAAGACGCCGCCCTGCGGATGCAGGAGCACGGGGTCGGCGGCCTGCCCGTCGTGGACGCGGGGGGCCGGGTCACGGGCATCATCACGATCACCGACGTGCTGCGGGCCTTCGTGGACATCATGGGCATGAAGGAGGGCGGCACACGCCTGACGCTGGACATGCCCGACACCCCCGGCAGCCTCGTGCGTGCCGCTCAGGCCGCACAGCCCAGCAACATCATCAGCGTGGCGACCTACGGCCACAGCGCGGAAGGGGGCGAGCCCCACCGCCGCTTCGTGATGCGCGTGACGGGCGACGGAGCGCGGGACGTGACGGCGCGGGTGCGGTCGGCGGGAATCGACGTGCTGGACTGAGGGACCCCTCACCCCCTGGCTTCGCCAGGCCCCTCTCCCCTCTGGAGAGGGGTTTTTCAATGTCCTCCCTCCCGCTCAGCCAGTGCCCGCCACGCCGCCGACACCGCCGCGCCGCGCCCGAAGGGGACACCCAGGCTGGCGAAGCAGTCCTCCAAGATGCCCGCGACGCCCAGCGCGTCGTAGCGGTCGGCGTAGCCCAGGGTCGAGACGCGGAAGACTGTGTCCTCGTGCGGAGCCTGACCGGGGAGTGCCCGCTGGCCCATCTCGGCGAGGCGGGCGGCCACCTGACGGCCGGTGAGGGGCGCGGGCGGCCGCAGCACCGCGACGGCGGGCGAGGTGCGGGCCGCCCAGGCCGGGGCACCCAGCGCTTCCCCAGCCGCGATCAGCGCGTCGGCCTGCCGCCGTTTCTCGGCCCACAGCACCTCACGCGGCACGGCGAGCAACCGGTCGAGGGCCAGCGACAGCGCGGAGATCAGGTTGATGGCGGGCGTCTGGGGGGTGTTGCCCCCCTTCTGCCCGCGCAGCTCGCGGGTCAGGTCGAGGTAGAAGCCGCGCCCGGTGGCCCCCACCATCCGATCCTGCACCTCGGGGCTGAACAGCACGAAGCCCAGGCCGGGCGGGGTCGCGGTCCCCTTCTGGCTGCCGCTGACGATGGCGTCCACCCCCCACTCGGCG from the Deinococcus sp. NW-56 genome contains:
- a CDS encoding OmpH family outer membrane protein, with product MKINAKALAPVALVAAFGLGSLAPHAQTTPQKVGFVDVQTIMNAQPVGKELTELRKKAETELSGLEKQIRDIDAKGAQASAAEKDKRTQLVGTLQARAKAYDTQIQGMQARVTAAEKAADTAISTVAKQNGYSIVMDRRVAATSGLVVFAENGTDLTDAAVKALK
- a CDS encoding carboxymuconolactone decarboxylase family protein encodes the protein MSDPADQPSARAQIFGAQEERILARLARLDPDLMAYIRDFAYDTVYERPGLDLRTKELIACALLASLGSPPELKTHLRGALRAGATEAEVREALLFCVPYLGFPRVVAAFTQLEALLERPQQDPPSAGDEGPQGSGG
- a CDS encoding aminotransferase class V-fold PLP-dependent enzyme, with amino-acid sequence MPDAPSRPPHLPLNRQRLIAPGPVEVEPRVLLELARPQPHHRSPEGIAALAEARAKLTALLGDPYDAVITTSSGTGAFEGALISLTPEGAKVVNAQAGKFSERWGEMAQRLGYDTTLVSKTWGDLLDPEEVAEASADAHTLLVTHSETSTGALHDLAAITRAAKAKNPDLIVIADCITSYGVAELRPAEWGVDAIVSGSQKGTATPPGLGFVLFSPEVQDRMVGATGRGFYLDLTRELRGQKGGNTPQTPAINLISALSLALDRLLAVPREVLWAEKRRQADALIAAGEALGAPAWAARTSPAVAVLRPPAPLTGRQVAARLAEMGQRALPGQAPHEDTVFRVSTLGYADRYDALGVAGILEDCFASLGVPFGRGAAVSAAWRALAEREGGH
- a CDS encoding electron transfer flavoprotein subunit alpha/FixB family protein, coding for MILIVAEHSGGQLAKATLEMVTAARESGREGPITLLVLGHGTADVANAAAAVADQVLVADLPALAQYNAELWAAATAQIAQEGEAHTVIIGGSRSGREFAPRVAVKLDAPYLEDAIALRANGAALQAQRYTYLARVTETVEAEAPVIVVTVKPGSFAPAQAAAAAGEQYDVELDLPALRVEVTGKSVEKSSRVALTEADVIVTGGRGVGSPENFSAYVEGLADRIGAGVGATRAVVDAGWRPYAEQVGQTGKTVQPKAYVALGVSGAVQHLSGMGKSKYIVAINKDAEAPIFKVADYGIVGDVNQIVPALIEAARK
- a CDS encoding CBS and ACT domain-containing protein, producing MLVRDWMTRDPITVTPDTPVMDALRILKERGFRRLPVMEGGRLIGITTRKDLKDAMPSKATTLSVWELNYLLSKLTVSEMMARPVITAQEDEYMEDAALRMQEHGVGGLPVVDAGGRVTGIITITDVLRAFVDIMGMKEGGTRLTLDMPDTPGSLVRAAQAAQPSNIISVATYGHSAEGGEPHRRFVMRVTGDGARDVTARVRSAGIDVLD
- a CDS encoding electron transfer flavoprotein subunit beta/FixA family protein, which produces MKILTLVRQVPDAEARVKISGGHVDLEGATLVIDGMDEYGVEEALRLREGGAAVEEIVALAVGPKRVEDALRTALAMGVDRAIHVETDEKLDPIALSRVVTQVAQAEGAGLILVGGQEADWDSQALGAATAERLGWPQLTWTNELKVEGDTLTGRHDVDDGNESFRASLPAVVTTQQGLNEPRYPTLPNIMKAKKKELRKDTLDTYGTAPTVRVVGSEIQTRARLNKMIDGKDPQAAAEQLLELLRNEAKVLA
- a CDS encoding OmpH family outer membrane protein, whose amino-acid sequence is MRYALLLLPLALLSTVPHAQKSRSRVGFVNVQQAVAAMPNSSGYLSLQKRVDADLKAKQTNLQKLAAQAQKTRKAADVQAYQKAQQGLASAQKSHSTRLAKEFKPLQTRLNSVVASVARGSGFTVVLDRRVAAQSGVVVYANTQATDLTSAVVKALKK